One genomic window of Actinoplanes lobatus includes the following:
- a CDS encoding MGH1-like glycoside hydrolase domain-containing protein codes for MHPDLSPSLPVIPEVCAELWTSAVRVLDANWVGDHTVPSHSLHPHQRSWDTAFTAIGLAYVNQPRAWRDLGSLFAAQWPDGRVPHIAFDPDTPEDAHFPGPGFWNVPAYAGRPALSSTGLVQPPLHALAAWEVYRHAAAHGADAVQQARIELDRLYPRLVAQQEYLGDRRDVGGGGLASIVHPWESGLDDSPAWDEALAAVPADPAVPGAAHPPAGTDDARYAGLVLDYRAGGYSDTGLAERHAFVVECPGFNAVLATAELALAQIAGVLGRPSEARRHRERARDVTAAIGRRLWNPETRTFHARDVRTGRLSPAHCVSGLLPLMLPDLEADQVDGILAELRSERFGLPAPSHDRTSREFDAHRYWRGPVWINVNWLLRRGLLVHGRRDEAEELRRSLLRLVHRNGHFEYFHPEEGGGLGTSAFSRTAALCLDLLADRSAPAYARAA; via the coding sequence ATGCACCCCGACCTGTCCCCGTCACTGCCGGTGATCCCGGAGGTGTGCGCGGAGCTGTGGACCTCCGCGGTCCGGGTGCTCGACGCCAACTGGGTGGGTGACCACACGGTGCCGTCGCACTCGCTCCACCCGCATCAGCGGAGCTGGGACACGGCGTTCACGGCGATCGGGCTGGCCTACGTGAACCAGCCGCGCGCCTGGCGGGATCTGGGCAGCCTCTTCGCGGCCCAGTGGCCGGACGGCCGGGTGCCGCACATCGCCTTCGACCCGGACACCCCGGAGGACGCCCACTTTCCCGGGCCCGGGTTCTGGAACGTGCCCGCCTACGCCGGGCGGCCCGCCCTGAGCAGCACCGGGCTGGTCCAGCCGCCGCTGCACGCGCTCGCCGCGTGGGAGGTCTACCGGCATGCCGCGGCGCACGGCGCGGACGCCGTCCAGCAGGCCCGGATCGAGCTCGACCGGCTCTACCCGCGGCTGGTGGCGCAGCAGGAGTACCTCGGCGACCGGCGGGACGTGGGCGGCGGTGGGCTGGCGTCCATCGTTCATCCGTGGGAGTCCGGGCTGGACGACAGCCCGGCCTGGGACGAGGCGCTGGCCGCCGTGCCGGCGGACCCCGCGGTCCCCGGCGCGGCTCACCCTCCGGCCGGCACGGATGATGCCCGGTACGCCGGTCTCGTTCTGGACTACCGGGCCGGGGGCTACTCCGACACCGGGCTCGCCGAGCGGCACGCCTTCGTCGTCGAGTGTCCCGGCTTCAACGCCGTACTGGCCACCGCCGAGCTGGCGCTCGCGCAGATCGCCGGGGTGCTGGGCCGCCCGTCCGAGGCGCGCCGGCACCGGGAGCGGGCGCGCGACGTCACGGCGGCCATCGGGCGGCGGCTGTGGAACCCGGAGACCCGCACCTTTCACGCGCGTGACGTCCGGACCGGGCGGCTCAGCCCGGCACACTGCGTCTCCGGGCTGCTGCCGCTCATGCTGCCGGATCTGGAGGCGGACCAGGTCGACGGGATCCTGGCCGAGCTGCGGTCGGAACGGTTCGGGCTGCCGGCGCCCAGCCACGACCGGACCTCGCGTGAGTTCGACGCCCACCGCTACTGGCGCGGCCCGGTCTGGATCAACGTGAACTGGCTGCTGCGCCGGGGCCTGCTGGTGCACGGCCGGCGGGACGAGGCGGAGGAACTGCGCCGCAGCCTGCTCCGGTTGGTGCACCGCAATGGCCACTTCGAGTACTTCCACCCGGAGGAGGGCGGTGGCCTCGGCACCTCCGCCTTCAGCCGGACCGCCGCCCTCTGCCTGGACCTGCTGGCCGACCGGTCCGCCCCGGCCTACGCCCGCGCCGCCTGA